GCTGGCCTTGAGCACAGCCCAGATCTGCGATTGGCGCGGCAGCATTAAGCGGTGCAGGCTCGCCGCGATGATCGGGATTTCAACGACCTCGTGCGCGTCGGAAAACGACGACATTGCGGTGCGGGCCAGCATGGACGGCTCGAGACGATGGCCGCCCGACGCGCAGTTTTCGATCACCAGATGCGGCAGCCGCGTACGGATGCGCTCGAACATGCGGTACGTGCCCAGAACTTGCCGCCGTAAGCCTTCGCCGAGCGACTCTGTGCCCTCGTTGCCGAGCCCGATGGTTTCGTTGTAATCGACTTTCAGGTAGCCGAAGCCGCAGCGCTCCAGCAGCCCGATCACGCGCTCGGTCAGGTACGCCACGGCGAACGTATCGTTCAAATCCCAGAAGCGACGGTTGCGGACCGTCACGGGAATGCCGTCGCGCTTGAGCAGGTGGTCGACCAGTGAAAAGGCGGTTGAATAGATGCCGACGGTTTCCATCTCGAACCACAGCCCAGGAATGAGGCCCTGCGCGCGGATCGCCGCTGCGGTAGCCTCCAATCCTTGGGGGAAGAGCGTGCGGCTTGGAATCCAGTCGCCGTGGGCGCTGAACCAGTCGCCAACCTCACCCTTGTACCAGCCGGCGTCGATCACGACGTATGTCACCGGCGAGCCATTTAAGCGTCGAGTGAGCGCCAGCACGCGGTCGTGACTGGGATCGCCCCAGGTGGTACACCATTCGTTGAAGATGATCGGCAGGCTCTGCTCGATCGCTGGCTGCGCGTCCGCTGCGCGCTGCTGCACCGCGGTCAGGCGATCACACAGATCGTCCAGATCGCCCTGCGCACAGGCGATGGTCGCGGGCGGCGAGGTCAGGGACTCCCCAGCCGCCAGCGTTTTCATCCAGTGGCCGAACTCGCGGTCAGCTAGCCCGCCCGAGATGCACACCGGATCGTGCTGGCGAAAGATCTCCATTTGCCACGATCCGGCCCAGGCGAGCTGCGCGCCCCAGAGGACGCTGGCCCGTGTATCCTCGACGGCGACGAACGGAAACCAGCGGCGCACCGGCATCGATCCGATCTGGCCGAAGCGCTCGCTATACGCGCCCGCGCCGCCCCACGAGCGTTCGAGATGCAGCGCTTCGATGCTGCGTGTGTCCAACCGGCCCTCGGCGCTCCACACCGAGCGAAAGCGATGCACCCGCAGCCGCCCTGGCGCGTCGGCCCGATGGAACGGGGTGATGCCGCCCAGCGAGAAGCTCGTCAGCAACTCCAGCGTGACCGGTCGGGGCGAATCGTTGATAAAGGTCGTCGTCACTTCCGCTGCCGCATCGCCCGCCTGCCATGATAGGCGATGCTCAATGCGATGCCCGGCATCGCTGTGGAGCGTCGTGACCACGGCTGTTTTCATCCCGTCGCGCTCGACGTTCTGCTCTGCGAGCCGGAAGGCGGCGATGGAAGGCGCATTGCGCATGGTATGACCCTGCGCGAACCCGCCGGAGTACGAGTCGCCGACGATCTTGACGTGGGCCAGCGGATCGACCTCCCATGCCGGGAACGGCCCAATGCCCGGCATCGCGTCGATTTCCGGATCGTCCAACACCGTTGAGCGGCGGGGAACGAGCTGATCGGCCATTGCGCTTGGAAACAATTCCATGCCGACGCAGCCGGTAGCGCAATCTCGCAGGAAGCGAGCCGTGGTGTCCGCAAACGTAAACAGGGAAAGAGTTTCGATCTGCATGGTATTCCTTCGCCTCCATCGTTGTTTCCACGCGCGTCACCCGACCGATGTTGGTTTCGGTGATCGTGAGCGCGCTGGTCAGGCTACGGCTATCCAAGGCACTGATCGCGATCGGCTAGACTCGTCCATTCAGCACCTCCACGAGTCGACGGTGCTCGTCACGATCTTCCGCGTGACGGATCAGGGTTTCCTGCGTGAAGGGCGCTTATGATCGTCAGGCAGGCGCGACTGGGTTCCCTCCAAGCGCATCGCATACATCTTGCGGTGTGGTACCTCGTCGCCGCGTGGAACATCACCGCTGATGACCGCGTTGCAGCGCACCGCGTCCATGCGCTTAAGTCTACCGGCACGACGCCACGTAGCTTGTGATCCTCCGGTTCGCCCCGTGTTGCCTCATTGTACTCCTGGTCAACGAATGTGATCGGGCCTCCGGCATACGCCTGGCCGGGTCGTGGCGGCTGCAACACGTTCTCGACGCCACCCACGCTCGCTGAGCCACGTGTGTCATGCGGCATGGTGGGGCCGCAGGAAACTGCGCAGCGCCGCAACCATGAGGATGACGCCCAAGCCAACCTTGAGCACCGCTGCCGACACAACGCCGACGAGGAGCCCGCCGATGATCGCTCCAATCACCGATCCGGCGCTCATCGGAGCGACGGTTTC
This portion of the Herpetosiphonaceae bacterium genome encodes:
- a CDS encoding alpha-galactosidase, producing MQIETLSLFTFADTTARFLRDCATGCVGMELFPSAMADQLVPRRSTVLDDPEIDAMPGIGPFPAWEVDPLAHVKIVGDSYSGGFAQGHTMRNAPSIAAFRLAEQNVERDGMKTAVVTTLHSDAGHRIEHRLSWQAGDAAAEVTTTFINDSPRPVTLELLTSFSLGGITPFHRADAPGRLRVHRFRSVWSAEGRLDTRSIEALHLERSWGGAGAYSERFGQIGSMPVRRWFPFVAVEDTRASVLWGAQLAWAGSWQMEIFRQHDPVCISGGLADREFGHWMKTLAAGESLTSPPATIACAQGDLDDLCDRLTAVQQRAADAQPAIEQSLPIIFNEWCTTWGDPSHDRVLALTRRLNGSPVTYVVIDAGWYKGEVGDWFSAHGDWIPSRTLFPQGLEATAAAIRAQGLIPGLWFEMETVGIYSTAFSLVDHLLKRDGIPVTVRNRRFWDLNDTFAVAYLTERVIGLLERCGFGYLKVDYNETIGLGNEGTESLGEGLRRQVLGTYRMFERIRTRLPHLVIENCASGGHRLEPSMLARTAMSSFSDAHEVVEIPIIAASLHRLMLPRQSQIWAVLKAS